In Sideroxyarcus emersonii, one DNA window encodes the following:
- a CDS encoding flagellar motor protein — MDKLSLFGLLLGFTGIVGGQLLEGGTINVLLQLAAFMIVFGGTIGAVMLQHPLNVFMTGIKMGSWVFVTPVVDTQRLATQIAVWGGIARKDGILALESQLKHVDDPFVAKGLQLLVDGNSAEKIREILDIDVHSYETLRWQSARVWESAAGYSPTIGIIGAVLGLVHVMQSLGDPARLGAGIAVAFIATIYGVGSANLIFLPIAGKLKILIAQQVNMRDMLIDGLCMIANAENPRFIENKLKGYSPEAG, encoded by the coding sequence ATGGACAAACTCAGCCTGTTCGGCCTGCTGCTTGGTTTTACCGGCATCGTCGGCGGACAGCTGCTCGAAGGCGGCACAATCAATGTGCTGCTGCAACTGGCGGCCTTCATGATCGTGTTCGGCGGCACGATCGGTGCGGTAATGCTGCAGCATCCGCTCAATGTGTTCATGACCGGGATCAAGATGGGCAGCTGGGTGTTCGTCACGCCGGTGGTCGATACCCAGCGGCTGGCTACGCAGATCGCCGTCTGGGGCGGCATCGCACGCAAGGATGGCATCCTTGCGCTGGAATCCCAGCTCAAGCATGTCGACGATCCTTTTGTCGCCAAGGGATTACAGCTGCTGGTGGACGGCAACAGCGCGGAAAAGATCCGCGAGATACTGGATATCGATGTGCATAGTTACGAAACCTTGCGTTGGCAATCCGCCCGGGTGTGGGAGTCCGCAGCGGGTTATTCCCCGACCATCGGCATCATCGGCGCTGTGCTGGGGCTGGTACATGTGATGCAGAGCCTGGGCGATCCGGCCAGGCTGGGCGCGGGGATCGCCGTGGCATTCATTGCCACCATCTATGGCGTCGGCTCGGCCAATCTGATCTTCCTGCCGATCGCCGGCAAGCTGAAGATACTCATCGCGCAGCAGGTGAACATGCGCGACATGCTGATCGACGGATTGTGCATGATCGCCAATGCCGAGAATCCCCGCTTCATCGAGAACAAGCTGAAGGGCTACAGTCCGGAGGCCGGCTGA
- the motD gene encoding flagellar motor protein MotD translates to MARRPKRAEHDNHERWMVSYADFITLLFAFFVVMYGISSVNEGKYKVFSVAVNQAFGANGKAGEGSAVRLSEDEMYFKSLVDRRNARLAEKQRKQNERMENLANSLNQSMAAFVKSGQMNVSQTGRGVELEINASALFNQGEADIQPDARKTLADAAKVLADNEFAIEVVGYTDNLPISTARFPSNWELSSARASSVVRLFIEQGIGAQRLRAVGEADNQPVLSNDTPEGRARNRRVTITVLTPEPETESALQPPAPEQQ, encoded by the coding sequence ATGGCGCGCCGCCCGAAACGTGCCGAGCACGACAACCACGAGCGCTGGATGGTCTCCTACGCCGACTTCATCACCCTGCTGTTCGCCTTCTTCGTGGTCATGTACGGCATCTCCTCGGTGAACGAGGGCAAATACAAGGTGTTCAGCGTGGCCGTCAACCAGGCGTTCGGTGCCAACGGCAAGGCAGGTGAGGGCAGCGCAGTCCGCCTGAGCGAGGATGAGATGTACTTCAAATCGCTGGTCGACAGGCGCAACGCGCGGCTGGCCGAAAAGCAGCGTAAACAGAACGAGCGCATGGAGAATCTGGCCAACAGCCTGAATCAATCCATGGCGGCTTTTGTGAAGAGCGGGCAGATGAACGTCTCCCAGACCGGCCGCGGTGTGGAACTGGAGATCAATGCCAGTGCGCTGTTCAACCAGGGGGAAGCGGACATCCAGCCCGACGCGCGCAAGACGCTGGCAGATGCGGCGAAAGTGCTGGCGGACAACGAATTCGCCATCGAAGTGGTGGGATATACCGATAACCTGCCCATCAGTACCGCGAGATTTCCCTCCAACTGGGAGCTGTCGTCGGCGCGCGCCAGCAGCGTGGTGCGGCTGTTCATCGAGCAGGGAATCGGCGCACAGCGTCTGAGGGCGGTCGGGGAGGCCGACAATCAGCCGGTGCTGTCGAACGATACGCCGGAGGGGCGCGCCCGCAACCGGCGCGTGACCATCACCGTGCTGACACCTGAGCCGGAAACGGAATCCGCCCTGCAGCCACCGGCGCCAGAGCAGCAGTAA
- a CDS encoding flagella synthesis protein FlgN produces MTHLKTATSTTELLSNLNDECEALRAFVVLLEDERRALLGQHTEKLLPLSEAKIQLTDKITALARARQEHLQASGLDMAAWLKENATQGLPTWQETRRLAAHLQRLNQTNGELIQIKLRYNQQALGVLYGAAQSTAGLYGADGQPNQPSASRILGSV; encoded by the coding sequence TTGACGCACCTGAAAACCGCTACCAGCACGACGGAACTCCTGTCCAACCTGAACGACGAATGCGAAGCTTTGCGCGCATTCGTCGTTTTGCTTGAAGACGAGCGGCGCGCATTGCTCGGACAGCACACCGAAAAACTCCTGCCCCTCTCCGAAGCCAAGATCCAGCTCACCGACAAGATCACGGCGCTTGCCAGGGCACGGCAGGAACACTTGCAGGCTAGCGGCCTCGACATGGCGGCATGGCTGAAAGAAAATGCGACGCAGGGACTGCCCACATGGCAGGAGACTCGCCGCCTGGCTGCGCACCTGCAGCGCCTGAACCAGACCAACGGCGAACTGATCCAGATCAAGCTGCGTTACAACCAGCAGGCGCTCGGCGTGCTCTACGGTGCAGCCCAGAGTACAGCCGGCCTCTACGGCGCGGATGGGCAACCCAATCAGCCCAGTGCCAGCCGCATTCTCGGCAGCGTCTAA
- the flgM gene encoding flagellar biosynthesis anti-sigma factor FlgM, producing MKIEKTSKPLPTPSAGEAGSRNTAVQTTDGKTSSTGNSATSVHLGSTTAQLRSMESSIASTPLVNVQKVAEIKQAISEGRFKVNSGVVADRLINSVQDLITASKH from the coding sequence ATGAAGATCGAAAAGACCAGCAAGCCGCTACCCACCCCATCAGCCGGGGAAGCGGGTTCGCGCAATACGGCTGTACAAACCACGGACGGCAAGACCAGCTCCACGGGAAATAGCGCAACCAGCGTGCATCTGGGTTCGACCACTGCGCAGCTGCGCAGCATGGAGAGCAGCATCGCCAGCACACCGCTGGTGAATGTCCAGAAAGTGGCGGAGATCAAGCAGGCCATCAGCGAAGGCCGCTTCAAGGTGAATTCGGGCGTTGTAGCCGACCGGTTGATCAATTCCGTGCAGGATCTCATCACCGCGAGCAAACATTGA
- the flgA gene encoding flagellar basal body P-ring formation chaperone FlgA yields MEKQSHALIRDTALAYARAQTQSLPGKVSIQIENIDARTALPACTPLEAFQSGNSPLLGKTSIGVRCNGNPGWSIFVQATIRVSATLLVANHPLLQNKVLNANDFSLRDGELGQPGILTDPAQAVGKMPRFGIGAGQVLREDMLRAPFVVIQGKTTEVRVNSAGISVRTSGEALNNAAEGQAVQVRMPSGQVVSGMATAAGDVEVRP; encoded by the coding sequence ATGGAGAAGCAGAGCCACGCCCTCATCCGGGACACCGCCCTGGCATACGCCCGGGCGCAGACGCAGTCCCTGCCCGGCAAGGTCAGCATCCAGATCGAGAACATCGACGCGCGCACCGCACTGCCGGCCTGCACCCCGCTCGAGGCTTTCCAGTCCGGCAACTCGCCGTTGCTCGGCAAAACCAGCATCGGCGTACGCTGCAACGGCAACCCTGGCTGGTCGATCTTCGTACAGGCGACCATCCGCGTCAGCGCCACACTGCTCGTCGCCAATCACCCGCTGCTGCAAAACAAAGTATTGAATGCGAACGATTTCAGCCTCCGGGATGGCGAACTGGGACAACCCGGCATCCTGACCGATCCAGCCCAGGCGGTCGGCAAGATGCCCAGGTTCGGCATCGGGGCGGGACAGGTATTGCGGGAAGACATGCTGCGCGCGCCCTTCGTGGTGATCCAGGGCAAAACGACCGAAGTCCGGGTTAACAGCGCGGGGATCTCCGTCCGCACGTCCGGCGAAGCGCTCAATAACGCCGCCGAAGGGCAAGCCGTGCAGGTACGCATGCCTTCCGGCCAGGTCGTCAGCGGCATGGCAACTGCGGCAGGGGACGTGGAAGTACGCCCCTGA
- the flgB gene encoding flagellar basal body rod protein FlgB: MAGRIDQMLQFQQTALNLRAVRQELIASNIANADTPNYKAKDIDFASALQGALSGSGGKLPVAATSPQHLAGATGESVMGAPVLYRKPLQPSADGNTVDMDVEQAQFADNALRYEASLKFISEDVKDVLSALQGF, translated from the coding sequence ATGGCTGGCAGGATAGATCAGATGCTCCAGTTTCAGCAGACGGCGCTGAATTTGCGCGCCGTGCGGCAGGAACTGATCGCGTCCAACATCGCCAATGCCGACACGCCGAACTACAAGGCCAAGGACATCGACTTTGCCAGTGCGCTGCAGGGGGCACTTTCCGGCAGCGGCGGGAAACTGCCGGTAGCGGCCACTTCGCCGCAGCATCTGGCGGGGGCGACGGGCGAGAGCGTGATGGGTGCTCCCGTGCTGTACCGCAAGCCGCTGCAGCCCAGCGCCGACGGCAATACGGTGGATATGGATGTGGAGCAGGCGCAGTTCGCCGACAATGCCTTGCGCTATGAGGCCAGCCTGAAATTCATCAGCGAAGACGTGAAGGATGTGTTGAGCGCTTTACAAGGGTTCTAG
- the flgC gene encoding flagellar basal body rod protein FlgC yields MSLFNIFNIAGSAMTAQSQRLNVVASNLANVDSATGPDGKPYRAKQVVFSTTPIAGQAGEGVQVAAVVEDSSPMKVVYDPQHPMANAQGYVTLPNVNPVDEMVNMISASRSYQNNVDVMNTSKNLLIKTLTIGQ; encoded by the coding sequence ATGTCACTATTCAATATATTCAACATTGCCGGCTCTGCCATGACGGCGCAATCGCAGCGCCTCAACGTGGTCGCCAGCAATCTCGCCAACGTCGACAGCGCCACCGGGCCGGATGGAAAGCCGTACCGGGCCAAACAGGTGGTATTCAGCACCACTCCGATCGCCGGCCAGGCAGGCGAGGGAGTGCAGGTCGCAGCTGTCGTGGAAGACAGTTCGCCGATGAAGGTCGTGTACGACCCGCAGCATCCGATGGCCAATGCCCAGGGGTATGTGACGCTGCCCAACGTGAACCCGGTCGACGAGATGGTCAACATGATCTCAGCTTCACGCTCCTACCAGAACAACGTGGATGTGATGAACACGTCCAAGAACCTGCTGATCAAAACGCTCACCATCGGACAATAA